The DNA region GTCATTCAGCTTGATGGCGAGTCCAAGGTCGCCCTGGTCTTCGGTCAAATGAACGAGCCTCCTGGAGCCCGTGCCCGTGTCGCCCTTACCGGTCTTACCGTCGCTGAGTACTTCCGTGACGAGGAGGGTCAGGATGGTGAGTTATATATATGCCTCAATCCTTGGAGAGTCGGGAAAAACGCTAACCTGATGCTTCTTAGTGTTGCTCTTCATTGACAACATTTTCCGCTTCACCCAGGCCGGTTCCGAGGTATCTGCCCTTCTTGGTCGTATCCCCTCTGCCGTCGGTTACCAACCCACCCTCGCCGTCGACATGGGTGGTATGCAGGAgcgcatcaccaccaccaccaagggTTCCATTACCTCCGTCCAGGCCGTCTACGTCCCTGCTGACGATTTGACTGATCCTgcccccgccaccaccttCGCCCATTTGGACGCCACCACTGTCTTGTCCCGTGGTATCTCCGAGTTGGGTATCTACCCCGCCGTCGACCCTCTCGACTCCAAGTCTCGTATGCTCGACCCCCGCATTGTCGGTGAGGAGCACTACCAGACCGCCACCCGTGTCCAGCAGATCCTCCAGGAGTACAAGTCTCTTCAGGATATCATTGCCATTCTTGGTATGGACGAACTTTCTGAAGCCGATAAGCTTACCGTCGAGCGTGCCCGCAAGATCCAGCGTTTCCTGAGCCAGCCTTTCACTGTCGCCCAGGTTTTCACTGGTATCGAGGGTAAGCTCGTCGACCTCAAGGACACCATCGCCTCCTTCAAGGCCATTCTTtctggtgagggtgatgaccTCCCCGAGGGTGCTTTCTACATGGTTGGTGACTTTGCTTCCGCCCGCGCCAAGGGTGAGAAGATTCTTGCCGAGCTTGAGGCGAGCGCTTaatttggtggtggcgaggTGTAAAAGTGGGAAGGAATCGGCGACCTGTGTATAGAAGCGAAAATGGTTTCCGGGGAGTTCCCTAGCTCAGTCAAGTTTCTTTTGTGAGCTGTGTATCAATTGAGTCTTTCCACGTTATCACTGTGTGTATCCCGTTGTTATGTCTGTTCCATTTCGTCTGATGTCTGCGTGTGAAAGTCTCGGCATTAGATTTGGTACacatggtggtgggataaAAGGTGGGGCCAATGGGAGATTTTGATTGCTGATAAATAGTAAATGAAGGTTTAGCCTGTGTCGTCCTGTGCGCTTTGTGAAAGAGCAGTTGTCGTATGGGTGACGGGATTTTAAGAGTCCGTCGAATGGAGGGCTTTGGGGGGTTAATATCCGGGGATTAAACCATGTGATGTGAATCCGGGGTGTCGATCCAGGCCTGGGGATCATGGGGGTATGGAAAGGGGATTgatggggggatggtgagtaGGAGGGACGGGTAAGGGAAAGAGTATAAAGTGACAGGTCTTGGCCGCAGGAGATTTCTTTCTGCTGGGAggacatcatcgtcatcctccccactCTATTCTTTTCGTTTCAACCTCAATTGAATCACCGACGGTCAGCCATGGCTTGGTCGATGTCGACTCTAGTCCGGCTTGTTGCCCTGGCTGCTGGGGGTGTTATGGGAGCGCAGTTGACGGCTGTGACTTATCCTAATAATGCTACTAGTAAGCCGCAGATGTGAGTTTTTTCCTCTGTCTCTTCACTACTTATGGTGTGcgtggttgggttgtttttggCCCTCCACCAAGCAGCCTTTGTTTAACGTGGTCATGATGGCTGTGgtctccttttttcttttttttttttcctttttttcttttttttccatgGAGGGGAATAGGATGTGAGAGACTTTGGTTTAGGTAGTTGAGTGATGGGAACCCAGAGGATGAAGGCGgaaaggagggaaggaaggggggggggttttgtCTGGTAAAATTTGGGAGCTGATGATAAATTTGGCCACAGGCACGTCTACGTCCCCGACAAGCCCTGGTCCGGTCAGGGAAAAGGACCGCTGGTTGTCGCGATCCACTCCTGCCAGAGCTCCGGGCCGAGTTATTTTAATAATGCAAAGATCCCTTGGAGGCAGGGGAGTGACAGGAAGGGGTATGTCACTGTCTGGCCTAGCAGTCCCAACaatgggggttggtgagtcttctctctctctctctctctctctctctctctctctctctctctctctctctctctctctctctctctctctctctctctctctctctctcctcttgtCTTCCCAATCTGACGATCGAAGCTGGGATGTGAGCTCGAAGAGATCCTTGGTCAGGAACGGAGGTGGTGACAGCCACGCGATTGCAAACATGATCCTCTACGCAATTGAAAAATACAACATTGACAAGGAAAAAGTTTTTGTCACGGGGGGTTCGTcgggggggatgatgagcaATGTCATGGCGGCTGCGTATCCTGATTTGATCAGGGCTGTTTCGCTTTATAGCGGGGTGCCGGCGGGTTGTTTTGTTAGtagtggagggggggtggcgCAGTGGAATAATAGTTGTAGTGGGGGGCAGAGTAGAGCTTCCGCTGAGCAGTGGTATGTTTCCCCCTTCCTGTTCTCTTCAAACGTGGGATGCTTATATGGGTGACAGGGGGAATGTGGTGAGAGCAATGTACCCAGGGTATACCGGTCCTAGACCCAGGATGCAGGTCTGGCATGGCAGTGCGGATGGGACTCTGAACCCGAACAACTACCAGGAGACGATCAAGCAGTGGACGAATGTGTTTGGGTTGAGCCAGACGCCGACGAGCACGGTGCAGAATTTCCCGGAGAGGAACTACAGGACAGAGAACTATGGGACGGAGGGGATGTTGCAGGGGATTTGGGCGCAGGGGGTGGGGCATAGTGTTCCGAGTAATTTGACGGCTAGTGAGCAGTGGTTTGGGATTTAGGGGGGTGATGTGAGGTGTTGGTGAGATGGATGGAGATGTTGGTCGTGGAAGGGGGCGTGTTGGTTGGGATAGGAGGAGATGTTGGTCGTGGAAGAGGCGATGGGTGGTTGGAGAGTATGAAGCAGTGTTTGGTGATGTGTTGGTTGTTTGGGAAAAGAGCTGTTGCTGGTCGGTAGGGTAGGCAGCTCGATGAATCAAAACAGAAACAACTaagaaaataaagtatagccCAAAATGCAATACCAAAAAGTAGCTTTGCCACGGACTCGAACCAGGTAGTGCCGGTGCCAGCGCTACGGGTCGACTTCGCCCTGACATAGGTACTATGGGTTAACTGAGGCAACCGCTCGAGACCGCCACCTTAGGCCACTTGGACATTGATATTTGTTGAGGATCTGTGTTATGGGCTGCGCTCCTGTTTTGTCCGGATGGTGGGACTCGATCGTTCCTGCCATTTTTGACTTGACTTGGTTCTCGAAGGTTGCTCTTTCCTTTGCTGAATCTTTAAGTCGAGAGTTGTCAGCTCTGTCCAATGAGAAGTAACGACTCTTGTCGACTATCTGACCTATGCTTGACGCACCGATACTCAGGTAGGGTTGAGAAGCTGTTTATTTTCTTCGTGATTGATTGAAGGTGGGCTTATCACTTCTGACAACTTCTGGCACACCATGTTTAAAATGAAGATTCCCCCTCGGGTTTAACGCAAATCGCTCGGCCGTCACCGTCGGGGAATCGACTGGCGGAAAGTTGAGTGCTACACCTACTCGAGCGGAGTCTATTGTCCGAGGTATGTGTGTGTACAGCCCCATGCGAATGTTGGCTAGCGGTTACCCGAGTATCAAAATCTGGATTGGGAAACTAAATCAAGAGCCATGATATGTCTACCGACAGACTTCTCTCGGAAACTCTGTGTCGTGATGAGAGCTGGTGACGCAGACTTGAGCCAGCTCGCTGTCGAACAACATATAGTTAGCCTCTCCCAGAAGCATAGGTTTGCCAGAATCTATTAATCCATCATAGCCTATCGACCCCAACTAACAGGGGCATCTTGAAGCTGCCAGTGTTATGATTACCTAATAATTACCTACTGATACTAATTTGGCCCTTGGATACAACAAGCACCATAGGAGCACCATAGGAGCACCATAACGAACACAC from Podospora pseudopauciseta strain CBS 411.78 chromosome 6, whole genome shotgun sequence includes:
- a CDS encoding hypothetical protein (EggNog:ENOG503P0RD; COG:Q; CAZy:CE1), with protein sequence MAWSMSTLVRLVALAAGGVMGAQLTAVTYPNNATSKPQMHVYVPDKPWSGQGKGPLVVAIHSCQSSGPSYFNNAKIPWRQGSDRKGYVTVWPSSPNNGGCWDVSSKRSLVRNGGGDSHAIANMILYAIEKYNIDKEKVFVTGGSSGGMMSNVMAAAYPDLIRAVSLYSGVPAGCFVSSGGGVAQWNNSCSGGQSRASAEQWGNVVRAMYPGYTGPRPRMQVWHGSADGTLNPNNYQETIKQWTNVFGLSQTPTSTVQNFPERNYRTENYGTEGMLQGIWAQGVGHSVPSNLTASEQWFGI